DNA sequence from the Acanthochromis polyacanthus isolate Apoly-LR-REF ecotype Palm Island chromosome 5, KAUST_Apoly_ChrSc, whole genome shotgun sequence genome:
ataaaaAACATCAGCTTGACTGTTAAGTGCACACTGCTTCTAACAGCTAGTAGTGGTCTCTCTCTTCCTGAACAAGTCTCACATGATATGTCTGTGAGTAAACCACACTTAGACTGACGTCAGCGAACTGCCAATATAAAACCTTGAAGACAAATGCAGGGGGCAGGTCACAATGATTTGGCAGAGCCTTTCCTTTGCTGTATGTGTGCTGACTTTTTGGACTATTGGACACGCTACAGGCTGTGGTGATCGACAGATTGCGATAAATGGACAGTGCTGCAATCTGTGTCCCCCAGGTAAAAACACTTGATAGAATTATTAATCTCtgagtgtgttttatttaagtcttttacattgtttctttttatgaaCTGAGCTGACACCACACTTGCAAGGCGCTGTGTTATTATTCTGAAGGGtaacagattttatttgttcCTTGTTTTTAAGGTACTTATGTGGAGAGATTCTGCTCTGACAAACAGCAAACTCTCTGCACTTCTTGTCCAGAGGGACATTTTTCAGATCACTACACTGTTTTTGACAGATGTGAGCCATGCCGGTCTTGCCAACAAGGTATCCTGCTAACCTGCTTAGCAGAGGCATTGATCATGcattaaacacagcaaacaaaagaaatataCATTGTTAGAATCTGGAAGTCCCCTGGCTTAAATTCTTGTCTGTCTACAGAATTTTCTGAGAAATGTACTCCGACCACAGATGCGACCTGTTCTTGTCGCTCTGGTTTCCTGTGTTCCAACAGCATCTGCTCAATTTGTGAGGAAAACAAATGCGTCATGGGGGAGAAACTGAATAGGACAGGTGAgaataaacatattttgggcTGTTGCTATGCAGTtgtttaaacagcagcagtgtAGTTAAAATGTATATACCGCTTCCACAAATGTGGTTTGACTATTTAAATGCAATAACTACTGTTTTGCTTGTTTATGACTGTGGGTGGCTGGCACTGCATAAATGGAAATGAATGTAGGTTAGACACCACCCACTGTCTGAAATGTAGACTTGGTTAATACGCCTAATTGTAATATCACTTGAAAAGTCAACACCACATTATTTAGGACTGATACACGTTGAACATTTTGAGTGCATGTTTACCAATACATACAAgtgaaatataataatttagCCTATGTGATGATTGCACATATTGAATTCAAACAATAACTAAAGTTAAGTGGTTAATCAAGCGAGTTAAATTAAGTTAGTCACTCTTTCTTAACCAAATCTGAAATGTTTCGAATGCAAGGAGGGCCGGGAAGATTCATCAAAATGATGAGtgtctgtgaaatattttgtcaatCCATTCTGTAGGTATTGAGAAATTTCAAAGTTAAACATAGAGtgtttcattctgtttcttatgaaatgaatgaatctgCTTATGTATTCTTGCAGAAATTTCATCACATGCAGGGGTGACAAAGTATTCATATCACTGTGAGCCTTTATGCCCTAAAAATGCATACTTTGATGCAACACGGAATAGCTGTGAAACAATAATACGGTAAGACCCATTTAAACCACAGTCACAACTAACTAAATGAAGTATTGGAGTACCGGTCAACAGACCCTTTGTTGTCAATAGGTGCAGTGTATTGGGATTTGCTGAACGGTTTCCAGGGAACAAAACACACCCACCAGTTTGTGATAAACCTGGTAAGTAAATACAATGACATTTTATTGGTAGAAGctgttatttattgtttatggtGGTACATGGATGTGACAGCACTTACCacaacaaatatttttgttaCAAGTATTTTGTGTCTACAATATAGCTGAATAAACCTAATAATGATTTGATTTTTCAGCAGATGCGCACAGCGACTCGTCCCCTCATCTGATTCTTGGCATCggctttgtttctctctctgtcagcctccttctgtttctgtcttATATCTGTATGAAGAACCAAAGGAAGCACGCAGAAAGTAAGCAAACCTTAACATAGAAACATATTAAGATGCTCATTAGACGTgcagattttaatttttaagaAACACAGGCAGGACTTTGATTATAGAGTATTACTTCTATTGACAAATTCTcctttgtttagatttttttctctgttttaagcAGATTGTCACAAAttgaaacaaaaatcaacacaaaaataaagagtttGAAAAGTTAGATTGGTGTGCACCGTACCATCCTCAACATTTTCGTTAATGTTTTTGGAATACATctgaacaaacaaaatgaaatacattttgtatTAATATTCAAATTGTATACTTTAATTCCCGACTGAAAAAGGACACATTTAAATCATTACTGCAGCAGCCAATTAAATAATCCACATAATATTGATAATAATGACAGTAGGACTGTAGTAAAACGGTTCTTCCAATTGTGCAAAACCTCCGCTATGATTGCAAAGCACCACTCTTAGCCACTTTGTAATAATGTGATGAAACAGCACAGTCACTGGTTAGATAGAAGTAAACTTATATGGCACTGGACAGCCCTAGGAAAGTGGCAATTTCATAggaatttgaaagaaaagcagtgtaTCATTACTTAAACATTGTTTGCATTACCTGTCTCGGCTTCAGGTAAAAACCCTGTCCTAGCAGTCTCTACGAACACCAGTGAGTTTCACCTGTCTAAGGAGGAAAGTGGACACCAGCTCATCAGCCAGACAGAATCCAAAGACAGCAACAGTTTGGACCAAGTGCACCTGGAAAAAGTCATCTCTTTGTGATAAGAAGTCTAAGATGCATGGTCAATGTGTTCAACCACAACCACAGTGATAGTATCAATGCAATCATTTAAGTTATCTAGCTTCATATCAATGCAGATTCAAATATAGAGATGGAGAAGTGTGCTAAagttacagttgtggatttgttgaaaagtttgaaatgttgatctcCAGTGGGATTTATCTCAGAAGGAAAGTAAAAGATCAGAACTGGTCCTTATGCTATTATCACTGTGGAGGTGTCCTTAGACAAACTGTATACCCTCAACCTACTTGAGTGGAGTTTCTAAATAGATGACATGAAGATTATGAGTGTGCAGAACAAGAAAAGTGAGGAGAAATACTGAAGTGTAATGTGGAACAATTTTGGTGTCCACTAAGCTACTGAAAATGTGCCTCTAAAAAATCATCTTCCtgaaaatctaatttatttttgaaaagcatACATGTTTATATTTGCAACAACCCTACCTCTCTTTATTGTAATGTGACAAGGATCATTTGTGACTGTGGTAATTTGCTGTAGATAACAGCTCCTGCCTTAATGAAAGTAGAATCACTCAATACTAATagatttttggggggaaaattTTATAATGTGTCACTGTCCTGGAGTGTGACACATCTCATCCAGCCAGTCATTTAGTGCTCAATGTGAAGTGCTTTGATGTCTTTTTGGAAAAAGAAATACTTGTTTTGTGTATGTTAAACTGTCAGCTAGGTGGTTATTGACTGATAGACGTACGAATCCTTTCCTTCCACCAACATGAGaaaaagatgttcagttttctCATTAACAGGAGAAATGTTTCTTCAAGAACCATTTAATTTTataaatagctttttttttaactataagGCTCACACTTGATTACAACAACTTGTGAATGATTGTCATTATGatgatttacaaaataaaatcagtgcATAAGACATATACataatttctttttcaaagaatcTTGTCAGTCTAATTTGTTTCCCCCAAAAAAGAATAATTACGTttaaagaaacatgaaacttgtGGTAATCAAAGgtgagcagatttttttctgattaaaatgtgatattttctatgtttaaaaatgtgaaaaaaatgcatcagtgTTTAGGTGGTAGATGAAAGTGGTTGTACTTACAATATGTGCTCAAATATGCTCAATATGTCTTTACAggcagaaatgttttgttttgtggaaaTTACTACACATAATTAAAATCATGTGATTGacacagaatattttttttattataacaacatgcaaaaatgtgaaaagctggaatcaaaccatTATATGTGATGTATATAATTATACATGTCATGAATAGAGCTGAAATGTTAAGGTTGTGAGTTGTccatgcacttttttttaagaaaatgacTAATCAGTAACATTTGGTAATTTCCAGAAACATTTCGTGCtgtaaaaactgacactttgGACCACTGGTTAGCATTGTCCCCTCATAGCTAGAAGAGCCCCTGTTCATGTCCCGGGTTgtgatctttctgtgtggagtttgcacgtTGTCCCTGTGCAGCGTAGGGTTTCACTGGGATCCCCCAGTCCAAACACATGCtaaggttaactggtgattctaaatggtctgtaggtgtgaatgcaagtgtgctTGGTTGCCTTTTTCTCTATTTGTAGGCCTGTGATAAACTGCCGACCTGTCCAAAGTGAACCCGCCCACAACCCTACAgaggatgaagtggtgtatagataatggatggatggatgtatatgTAAGAAATTAGGTTTACTGTTGTGAGGAAAGCTTATTTTGGTGTATTAATAACAACATAACAGAATAGTATAGCTGATTTTGTAATTGTGGATTTtgcaatatttacaaaaatgtaacagATATAATAATCTTATTAAATGCTATGAATCAGTTGTATTAAAATGTgagttgtttttattgattACAATGTGATATTAttgttaaagtttgaaaatgtgggagaaaaatattttcacagtgtaacttccgatgtccacattttccacatttttgtgaaatcttcaaacattttttggtggaaaacgagaaatgttaaaaatgtttcttaaggacattcacaaaaaaatcaacaccaaaaaaccaaaacttcatatcagtgatttttttgtgaacattttagaagttttactgatatgtatgtagtcatttcagatatttttaggatttttggaagatttttattcattttttgaaaatatttacaagaattttatttccacatttgggggattattttttaaatacaacttttaagggaaacgtttaaggaattattggaattttcttcctgaaagttttgcaaattttcagaaatttgaggattttttatcctgaattttttctttttttttcaggcaaagaaGCAATATTTTTCGGTGCCCATAaaggaggacaacaggagggttaaacatttttcatgaatacaaagaaatgcaaacaatgttCAGGTGTCAGATAAAGTGGGGGTGTAGTTCCAGTATGCTCCGATGGGGGCGCTGATGAGCAGGTCGTGGCTGACTGGTCATATGACAGCTGCTGGTGTCCCACTTCCCGTCCCCGCTGGAAAACGCCACATCtgacagggagggagaggcAGAGACCACCACGGGGGAGTGTAATCACCGACCACAAGATGCTGGCGCTAATAAACCGGCTTTTGGACTGGTTCAAGTCCCTGTTTTGGAAGGAGGAGATGGAGCTGACGCTGGTCGGCCTGCAGTACtctggaaaaacaacatttgtaaACGTGATCGCTGTAAGTGTTCAGCTGCTGTTAGCCACCTTGCTAGGATACTGCTAATAGCCTCAGCGCTAATAATGGGATAACAGCCACCGGAGCTAGCTGTGGGCTAACTTACCCTGGCTGGTGTAAGGGTTTAAAAACGGTGTAAGCTCACTCGGTTGGTGCCACAGCATCCTTTAAACACACCTAAGGCTCAGGCAGGCTGTTGGTCTTTTGCCAACAAGTCAGCTGAGCTAACTAGTTTGCTGCTTGTCGGCTAGTTGGTTGGTTGTTTTGATTGTTGCACGCTAAACCCAAACGTAGCATagtgacttttttctttctttgaagcTTCTGAGGGTGTTTTTGCCACCTTTAAACCATAGACTATTTTGTCAGCAGTGAGTTAACTAAAACATGTTGACTATAACAACAACTGGCCGTGgaggagcaaaaacaagatCATAGAGTGTGCCACTTTTGCACATTTCCCATGCAACAATATGAAAGTGGCCTCCATTCTAAAGTATAGTTTTCAAGTCACTGCGATCATTCAGTCCTCTataatgaaaatgttaaaaaggaaGTGACTCAGAAGACACCTTCTGTGTTACTTTCAAAAATGTTATTCATCTTTTCTTGGTTCTGATGCCTGAATGCAGATCACCTGTAGCTTAAAGTGACAATTCCTGCatgcaacacaacaaaacaagcagaCTGGATTGACAGCTTTTGTACACAGGtgcattaaatgtaaaataggTGCAACTGAAGGAATTACTGCGCCTACTTCATTGCAAATTGTGATAAAGCATCACAAATTGATTGTATCTCCTGCTGTAACCTTCTGTGACTGAGGCAGAAGAGTAAAAGAGGGGTAAGCCGTGTCTCTTGTGTAACTTTGTAGGGATTTCTCAAAAAACGGTGTGGTTTAGTGGTGCAATTTGCACTGTCTGATTGTTAGGCTGTGGCTGGGGCTTGCAACGCCGTATTGTGCAAAGCTTTGGTAACGGTGGTGATGGAGCTCACAACATTTTACACACATCTATGAGCTCTCACTGACAACTAATCAAACTGAACTCAATGGGATGCAACCTTTTACCctgcaataaaaatatgatggaCTATATTGGTTATGCTTCAGATCAGTATAGGTTTATGCACATTTGAGTGTCCCTCTTGTCTGTATGTGACCATTAAGAATTATAACGTGGAGAAAATGAATACTGAATCTATGTCAAGAATGTATTTGTGCTTGAGAAATATGTATCAAGGCAAAGAAAAGCCAAACAATTTCATGTAGATCTGCTCTCGGTTATTCTGgaaagttttgtgtttatttgttagGTGTTATTTTCTATCAGTGACAATTTCCactataaacaaaaaaatctttttatatataaaatgaactaaaaaaaactgctttgttGTTGGATTAATTGTGCATTTGCGGgcttttacatttcttttacatttcaaaaaGTGGCAGACATTCGTTTGTTCAGTCGTGGTTACTGTAAATTCAacatctttgttttctgtttttggtgaGTCAAGACAAACCATTCAAAGACGTCAGTTTAGCCTTTCAGAAGttgcattgtagattaattGATGATGAAAATGAATGTTGCTTTCAGCTCTAGTCTGCATAGATTAAgcaatttaaagaaacaaagatATCCAGTGAGTGTTTAAATAGTACAATCTTGCAAAATGCAGATGCAATTGTCAAATTGGATGTCCGTGCACACTACATATTGGGCAAAGGGCAAGTGTCAGATGGGGAAGTTGGGTTTTGGGTTGGAACGTAAGAGCTGAGAGATACTTCCGTCCACTGACATGAAGTTCTGAGTACATGAATGGTTGTAGTGGGGGAGGTTCTTCC
Encoded proteins:
- the LOC110961959 gene encoding tumor necrosis factor receptor superfamily member 3-like, whose protein sequence is MIWQSLSFAVCVLTFWTIGHATGCGDRQIAINGQCCNLCPPGTYVERFCSDKQQTLCTSCPEGHFSDHYTVFDRCEPCRSCQQEFSEKCTPTTDATCSCRSGFLCSNSICSICEENKCVMGEKLNRTEISSHAGVTKYSYHCEPLCPKNAYFDATRNSCETIIRCSVLGFAERFPGNKTHPPVCDKPADAHSDSSPHLILGIGFVSLSVSLLLFLSYICMKNQRKHAESKNPVLAVSTNTSEFHLSKEESGHQLISQTESKDSNSLDQVHLEKVISL